CTCATTTCAAAAGTTGAAGGTCATTCTTGAGACGAATTCATGAATCTTCAATATATGGCTAAAAGCAAACTCCGACGCAGTGCAAACAGTATGAGAGGTAAAGAGATCAATAACCTCAGCCATGGCTTCCTCTATGagagaaagataaaaagaataagaaggaGGTATGCTTGGGATTTGGAACTATAAAAGAATAAGAGGTGATGTTTTCTAGAGGCTCAGACAGAGAGCCTTTAATGTAGTCAAGAAGGTTTTAAGAATTGAGCAACAGAAGAACTTGGTTGCGCCAGAGAAGATAATTGGAAGAGGAAAGCTTGATACTAACCATACAGAACATTGTTTGAAGAGGAAGGAAAGAGCTTGGAGCATTGGAAGTCATTAGGTCGACAAAGTTTAATCCAAGAATGCTTTGATACCATGAAAAGGTTCGATGGAGTTTAATCTAAGAATGCTTTAATACCAGGAAAATGTTTATAAAACCTGTTAAAGAATCAATTCATCTCAACTTAAACTATCAGGTGAagtctcaagatatgatttatattattttctaatgcatcctttcaagtgaaagctctttgaacttgaaacttttaTAGaactatactatcttgtgttttatttttatcaaataaacaaggataataagatttaaactcgtgactctttggtcatcaagactttaataccatatcaaaaaactaattcaacCTAGAAAtcctataatataatttatatcattttctaataaaaccatggtggtggtgatgttttttatttataagaaagtACAATATACATATATGGTAGAATATACAATTGTACAATACACATAACCACCCataccctcttttttttttttttgaattacgTAGGTGTTCGGGCcaacttgcgcgcaccacgattaatcccacggcccactgaacatcctgcaaacccagtgagcatgtaaggcaccgcaggggtgacaggcgtgcacagtGAAGTTTGAACCCTAGTGCAGAGAAAAGAAATAAGCCCTTTTCACTACTAGGTCAAGACCTCAAATGCACCCATATCCTTTTTGATAAATCGTATTTTACTAAATCGTATTTATCTGTTTGATAAATCGTATTTTACTAATAATTTCACTGTTTGATTAAATAGAGGAAACAAAGATATAATTGGAACGAGTCTCTCGAAACATTAACACAAATATAAAGCATCTAGCATCTATATCTTGTCATATTATAGCTAAAATATGATTTGGATTGATCGGTTGAAACTTGAAAAGATGTTTTTAGCATAGTGATTTGATGCCTGTCAGTAAGCATGCAGTGGGCTTGCATGTCCATTCAACAATTTTCTACTTTACCAACATAACTGTATATATTCTTAATCactgatattttttcaaaacattgtaaatatagaaaaaaaaaaaaaaaaaaaaccaatagcaTGTGGGATATGAGTGAGAGCTAAATGgggagaaatgaaaagaaaaaaacaggccTAATGCAATACGTGGCATGGAACTCAAAGCTTTAATTTAAACCTGCAATTACTAGCTTTGATGCTGATTAGATTGCTGGTAGATAAGCTATCTACCACCAACAAACAATCCCCCAAGATCGTCACCTTCCTCAGCTTCAACCTACCAAGTTTGATAGAAACTGGTGCATCAACTTTAAGATCTAATGGAATACGTCCTGTTTGTTGTTGGTCTTGCAATGCCCTCAATAAAGTGCTTCCGTACTGTGTTTGCCCCGTTAAGCTCACATCCAGTTTTGTTATGTTCTGGTGACCTTGGTAGAATTTTGGTATTGAACCTGCACAGAGCTTAGTGTTTGTGTACCACACACTCAAGAGCCCACCTTTCTCGTAGTAAATTCCAATTTTCTTGTTGGGGTTATTGGCTGTGATCTTCACATCAAATTTAGCATATAGGGACATATCAAAGTTGAGCCTCAGGTCACTTATGCTCAAACTATCAACGGAGTAGTTGGGAATTTTTGGTTTGAAGACCAGGTAAAGAATGCCGGCAGTGGCTCCGACAATAACTAATAGCAGGACAAGTAGACCTACGGTCCAACATACGCACTTGCAACAACAGCTTCTTGTCTTTTGTGGTTTACTAGACTGCATAGCTGCTGGCATGGTGCGTAATGGCGGTGGAGGTTGCTGCTGACTCTGACTCGAACCACCCTTTTCGGATGCTGCCAAGCCTCGAGACATCAACGGTGCTGTTGGTGGTGGTGCTTCAACATCTACTGCTGGATGAATTTTCGGCTTATCTCCCATCATCTGCGTTCTTGTTTTTTCCATATCAGAACTTAAATGGAGACTTGGAGTTTGTTCTCAATGGtgctttcttctttcctttaaACCAGGTGTTGCACCTCAAAAGCGTGCAAGAAAGCTATGACAATATATTAATGCCATTCGTAATTTATACAAGTAGAGGGAGCTAGCCGACCGGAGAAGCTTCCCAGTAATTTATGACCTATGATTTAGTCCTTGAAACACTTTGGTTAGGGAAGGTCTCGACCTTCCACACCTAATTAATAACAACACATGGGACACACTTGATACAAGACAAGGTAGTTCAGCTAAGTAGGGAAGTCTTTGTTCCAATTTCAAACACTTTGCATGACAGGAATCTTTATATGCAACATGTCTACCCtggaaatttataaaaaataaaatgaaagaatgcGGCAAGCCAGATTCCAATTAATTAGGTGACCGGTGATGACATCAATGCTTGACAATTACAATCAAACACGTTACTCGTATAAACCTAATTGAAACATTACAGTTTATTCTGGAGGacaaaattgattaaaagaatttttggGATATTTCAAAATTGGTATAGAGCCCAGCGATTAGTTAGCTTTTTCAACATAATATTCCTTTGAATTCCACTATTTCGCAGCTAGAgtataaacattatttatttcctAGAATAATTTGCTTGCACTGCAGCACGTGAGTTGTATCCTGGTTGAATTGGATGAGGATCCCAGCAATAATGGATATATGATCGTCTTGGCAATGAGAACAAATTAGTAACAGAGAAAGTATGCTAGCTGATCATGGATGTCCATTTTCATTTGTTCAAATCGAAATTAGCACTGCAAGTTTTGGAAATCCCAGGGACCACAGCTTAACATGATTTTCACTGAGAGAGTTCAGATAATTATTTGATGAGCATGCATATGATAGATGCACCGAAAACGCAAAACACATTGAGTGTGGAACTTATGAGTGCTAGGGACGCTCCGGCGAAAAATGATGCTTCTGGTCATGGAACTAGTAATGGAAAGCTCGTTGACAGTGCACCGTGTGTGACAAATTCATTCCTTTGTGTTGTGAGGCTGCTGATTCTGATGCTCAACAAGATGTCACGACCACTCAATCATACATGAGCttcaaattaaactttaaacGAAAAAGGTTTTACAATAAGCGCTATAGTTTTTAGGGTATCCATCAAGATGGTTGCCATGTGACTTTTACTCAAGTAACTTGCAAACTCCCTTACTGCTATCCGGTTGACCACAGCATCTCAACTATCCTTTTGCTTTTATGTTCACTGAATTTCGAGAGATGAGCTCCATCAGATGTGTTCTGacttgtttttggttttatgtTCACTGAATTTCGATTCTGGGAAAAATAATTAGTTGAATTTACATGATTGTAAACCAGGAGGACTCAAAACAAACCCAATcacgaaaaagaagaagctgatGGGGGCCTTCACGAGTGAACATCCACGACTCAATTCACTTCTTCACCAGAACATACATAGCTACTCTGGGGCTGCAATATTCTGGATGCCACTGTGTCTGCTCCACACGCCCAACAACAAATTCCTTCATCGCAGCATCAAGGAAATACTCGAGGACAGCATCTGCCAAGGAATAAgcaataagaattttaaaatttgcatgTGTCTgcgtggtgtgtgtgtgtgtgggggggggggggggtgcaaGCATGCAGGGGCATGGGAGACTGAGACTCTCACCATTCCGAAGTTCTCCAGCCAAAAATATAGTTGTTTGGGCTCCACAGAGTTGCACCAATGTGTCCAACAAATCTACCACAGCACCTTCACTATAGACCACATCCGATCCAAGCACTGATAAGCAGAACACATAATCAAGTTAAAATGCTGCTTTTCCAAGGACCGCACAAGCATgattttccaaattttttatCATTCGCCAATGTATTGGAAGAAATTCAGGAAAATGAGCAGGCTACGGCAACTATCAGCTAATCCAAGTGCAAACATTGACAATTCTAAGAAAGAATGCTAAGGAAGTCTACTAAAATGTTTGCTATTCCACAAAATTAATACCAGTTACTCTTATCACTTAGAAATATCCTTACGATATGTTGCTACCATGGGGACCAATACcagctagaaaaataattgcaaTAAGCAACTcactatttattttcataagcAACTTAGATTACACTGGTTAAACTGTGTGAACAGATAACATCGAAAGGTTTTGTAGCCAACATGAAATTTGTGTTAATGTGCTTTTCCAGTTCTATTGAAACAGAGCTAACACACCCTCACCTTCCTGTCATGAGACATCTGAAGGATTCAATCCTTAGTCTCTTAAAAGTTAAATGACTCCATTTAACTTATCAGCTAAACTAGTTGTCACCTGCGCCAATTATCATGATAATCTTACAAACAGAAACCATTAAAGAACAAATatcaatacaaataaaaatcaacttcaTGTACATCTTATGATGATGATGGAAATGCTTGAGTTCCTGATTTCTCAAGTCTTGCTTCTCAGTACCAGAAAATAATAACCTCCATCTTTTTTGCTGTTATTCTCAGCATtactgtgtaattttttttttttaattagattcatCAATGGACATATGCCAAATTTATTCCATATCACCTTTCTTATGAATGAAATGTATGCTTGATTTTTCATAGAAAATTCATGTGAAACACTCACATGAACTGTCTGCATATCCAATTCACCTTAACCAATCAAATTCTCTTGCAAATCACTGCCAATTATGATTTGAACAGTTCTGTAATTTCAAGAAATACACGTTATTCTAAATTGAATTGCCACAAATTTGTCACAACATGGATtcaataaaacattaacaagtTGCTCACGTGGAACCGATTAGCAAAAAATAGGtacatttcaatttcaattcacGCTCCAGCAGGCAAAGATAACAAATAAGTCGTACCGTAATCAGGAAAAGGATCAATCAAATCCTGATCTGGGTCATCTCCCCATATGAGTTCCTTAACAACTGCAGAGCCCCGCACGTTTCCATGCCTCAGATTTGTTTCGATATTCTTTTTCAGTAACCTCAGTCTATCAGGCAGATCAGTGAGTGTTACTTGAGCACCCAAGAGAGCTGCAATGCAGCTGCAAACCATAAACACGAGACATATTCAACTcaaaaaagtgaaatttttcctcttctttctcaaCTAGAAAAGTTGAATTCAGAAATTAGAAAATTCAACCAGcctaatattaaaaagtttGAGTCTTTGCATGCCAAAAATCACCGACACTTCTTATTGAGCATCTTCATTTATAACAAAAGGAGGTCCAATTCCAAAGGGACCTctttaaattaactcaattatcAGGCTGGATGGTGAAAAGTTTCCGCCTTTTGCCAGCCCAATTAAGAGAACAATTTTCCAAACAAAGTAcgaaaaaaaggataaaaaagaaagtgataAAGAAGCAATCTTTACCCTACCAATCCACAGCCAGAGCCCAATTCAACAACCTTCTTGCCATGAAGAAGAAGCAGGCCAGAGTCGACAGCATGCTCCAAGAACTTCCCCAACACGACACCACTGTCCCACATGACCGAACCAGTGACTCCAGGTGTGCTCAGTGAAGAAGGAGATTGGAGGATGGAGAGATAATGACCACAAGCATCAAGATTGAGTTGGAGAGAAGATTGGGAGACAAAAGAGTTTGGTTTTGAAAAAGTGGGCTGTTGGATACCCCACAAGAGCATGGTTTCCGCAGCAGCTGATTCTTCATCTTGTCTTAGCACTCTCACCTTTACACCATAAGATCCcaactttatttcttcttcCATTTCTGATTCAGCAACAGTACTACTAGCCATCAGTTTGATACCCTCAAAGAGTTGCCAAAGAATAGCAGGAGCAGGAGCAGGTCTATTGCTCCTCTTTAGCAGGAGCAAGCCTAGAAGCCAACCTTTTGTTGCTTTCTTGCTATACTTTATCGGCCCATCCCCAAAGTTTGGGGTCAAAGGATTTCCGGGCCTAAGgtttgagcaaaaaaaacattcagTTCGAATTAGAACCGGTAAATGATTAGGCCTCTCCTTTTTATGATAGCAAAGGGAATGGCGTACCATACCCATACCATAACATATACAAAAACCCATATCCATACCACCCGGTAAAGAATTGTCCATGCTAATTAATAACCTagtattaaagaaaatatcctCAAATTGAGttgataattgattttataaaaaaataattcaagttcattatttaaaaaatattaataatgagaaaatcataaataaataaataaataaaataggagtcatgattaaaaataaaacaaactagttttatcttgttttcctttatttttgttataggatttttttcaaatataattttttgatcatttttggTTGGAAATTAATTAATCGATTTAGTTccaaatcttattttattttacattttaattcttTAGTTTAAGAAAAGATGGAGAGAGTCGCCAGAAAAcaatgaaagagaaaaagagtTATGTGagtctattatatatatatatatatatagtaaaactTCATATAAAGTATTTCTATTGTTGAGAGAAATGCCTTCAAAGTGTTTTTGATCTTCCatattagctaaaaaaatacatctggattgagagaggttttttttaaaaaaaaaacattttgattatgtttttttgaaccatatttgaggttttttggattgataaattaattttgaggtTCTAAAGGTGTTTGGTAAATATTTTTAGGtgaatatagattaaaaaataaatttttgatttcaaaaagcACCTTGCTCAACTTTTCATCCACCTTTGTATTGTCTGAATTCTAAAAATAGACTACTTGTTGTTTTCAAAAGAATTAGGCCATCTAGGCTTGATCGCTTggctttttaaagaaaattcttTTCCTCACCATTTTCATACAATTTCttagaaattaaataagttaagatgtatattttttattaattattaaattacttcaaaatgtattttagatattattttattaaatttcctttaatttttaatcaataaagattatagaaatgttttcaaaatataagcaagtgtttttttcacacatcatggttttttttaatttagtttatttattgtgattgtttatttttgttataatataattagattAAATGAGTTTATTGAACCTAATGAGGCTATGATTTTtggtcataattttttttttaacatttagaaaatatGCTACCTATTTAGTTAAATGCTAAAACCTAAGGATAATCttcctagtaaaaaaaaaaaaaaacaataatttcacaTGTATATATTTAACCCCAAGTGTCATATTTTtgttacatgtttttatttatttttttcttagaggTGAATTTTTATTGCCAAgaatagataatttttatttttataaatgcatCATGTAAATAcaagttatttatataaaataaaaaaaaaaaaaaattagaaaaaaaattataataatcccTTTGAAGcgctataaaattaaaaaagtaattaaaactattaattactattaaaaaagtgaaataattttttttaaaaattagagagGATGttaattaaagtttaaataaaaaaattaataaaaagcttTCTGAAAAAGGAAAATGCTAGGCGAGAGATTGTAAATTGAAAGAGATCGCAGGGATCTAaaagttctatttttttttttattattaaattcagtcgttttcttttagtttttgttaactatgaataaagttttatttcataaaatggATCAATAATTCATGAGGGAGAACACAAACTTGAGGAAATCTCAACACGTGCAACCTTGTTGATGTAACTTCGAAggataaaattacaattcaaaaacttcaatgatgaaaataaaaataattgcacCGTTAGTATGAACATTGCATACGTGGTTCTTGGTAATGGTAATATCCGGGCATTCGATGATCATTcttatttatataatcattggATATTTACGAATGTTATATCTGTTCAAATATCCATTTAAACGGTTTTGGATTGAAATATTGCCATAGGATATTAATGATAgcgttaaaaattaaaaaaagaaaagaaagatggaGAGATAGATAAGCGATGAATGAGCAGGCACCATTTCTGAAACAAATAACAAACGTTTGAAGATGTAAGgttgttgttttgaattttgatcctCTTCTTGGTGATTATGGTACGTGTCAGCCACTTTGTCCTAATCTTGGTTCAATTCTTGTTTTGATGGTTCTATGCAAATCTACGTTTCTTTTGGTTTATTCAATGTTATTTGAGTTCCATTGCTCTTTCTTTCATGAAGTTCTCTTATGGACGTCTTGCGCAGATAAAATTCTTACTTCCTGAAGCTACACAGATTCATAAGATTATGTTACATGACAAGCTAGAAATCACCATGCAAGAAGCCTGATATGATTGCTTTGCTTCTAGGTATGACATTTTTCCCTTTATCAGTTTTCTTGACGCCTGAGTTTTCAAGTGGATCGATTCCTGTGGAATTAGTTCGCTTGAGTAAGAATATGACATTGCAGTTTAGATGGAGGGGGAGCTCATCTGAGGATCAGAAAACCTGCCAGCCTGATTCAACGCACCAGCTGATGCCTATTCATTAGCCTGACCTTCTTTCTCTGATTCACCACATGTTCCAGTCAGCTAGCCTCTCTCCAATCACAAAGGAGGAACTTGTGCACAAGATAATTCTAAATAGTTTAGATGTGTCAAAATGGCTCTGCCTTTATAGCACCCTTGGCATTTTTCTTGTTGAATCACTGGTCAGTGAACTCACCCACCCAGTCTTCTCTTACAGGGGAGATTGAAGAAAACATTGGGATTCTAGAAAAGCAAGTTCCGGATTGGATTTGCAGGATACCAGCACCTAGCGGTGATGTGCTGTACGAGTGGGCGTATCGTACATCTCTTTGATCTTACATGCAACCATCTATCCATGAAGAGAGTACACCAACGCAAATATTGTGTGGGGGCACCTTGCCATTAGAAGATGAATATGCGCGCTTCTCTGTTCAAGTGAATATTTGCAGATGCTTATACGTCACAATGAAACAAATTAATCTAGTTGTTTTTATGGTAAGAAAGCAACACCACAATTTCCCTTATGAGTCGGCCCTGTTGCCATTCCCTTCTGCCTCTCTGGCCTTGTGCAGGATCAAGAAAACACCAGGCAACGGTTATAGCAAAGGACGATATCTAAAGGCATCTTGATTCAATACAAGTAAAACTGGCACTGGTGGGGAAATGCAATTGATTCATCAATTTGGAGTCTTGGACATTGTGTTCTCGCTTAGCTGTTCCTTGCCCAATTACGTGCTTTCTTTCATAGACTTGTGTGTTTGACCTTGCTATAACTTATCCATAGGCTATCCATTGCTGGATGCGTAGTCTTATGTCCACCATGAAAGTTGGTGACCAAAATGCGCCTCTTATTTAATGTTGATGACTTAGCTTTTCCTTGCTGAAGGTGGAATTCAAAAACCTGAGAAGGTGTTTTATGACACTGATCAACACATTTGTATTGTCTGGTggcattttttataaaattatatataggcCGACTCTGATGCATCTCTGCGTGCGTACTATAGATGAATGAAGCGCCAGAGCTTAAAGCTTCTGCTGCAAAGTTGTGCAGATCTGGTTACTCTCAAGCAAATCCATGCCCAAGCTCTTACTCAAGGATTACTCTTCATTGAGCAACCCTTGGCCTGCAAATTAGTTAATAGCTATGCTAAATTGGGTAATCCACATGATGCACAGAAGGTGTTTGGTTATATTCAAGACCCCGATAGAGTAACTTATACTTCTCTAATCAATCTATACTTGAGCACTCAACTTCCAATCAAAGCcttttcagttttttcaaaGCTGGTAAATGAGGGTTTAAGGCCTGACAGCCATGCAGTTGTTGGTGCATTATCAGCTTgtggaaaaaaacaagatttgcTAAATGGGAAGCTAGTGCATGGGATGATCTTTAGATTTCAGTTGGGGGCGAATTCGATTGTTGGTAATGCTTTGATTGATATGTATTGCAGAAATGGTGAAATTAAGATAGCCCAGTTGGTGTTTAAGCAAATGGGTATCAAAGATGTGTCTTCTTGGACCAGTTTGCTTAATGGGTTTGTAATGTGCAATGGTTTAGAGTCAGCTAGGCgtgtgtttgatgaaatgccaTGGAGGAATGACGTTGCTTGGACTGCGATGATTACAGGTTATGTTCGAGGAGGAATGCCAATTCGGGGTCTTGAAATGTTTAAGCAAATGAAAACTGAAGGGGAAAACCAGCCTACGGTTATCACGGCAGTGGCTGTTCTCTCGGGTTGTGCTGATCTTGGGGCTCATGATCATGGTCAAGCTGTTCATGGTTATATCAGCAAAGTTAATCTCGATAAGGGTGCTACTGTGAGCAATGCTTTAATGGATATGTACTCAAAGGGTGGGTGCGTTGAGTCTGCTATGAAGATATTCGATAGATTGGTGAAAAAAGATGTGTTTTCATGGACTACTATGATATCAGCGCACTCATCTCATGGTAAAGGAAACCATGCCCTCGAAGTTTTCTATGACATGTTGGAATCTGGGGTCATCCCAAATGATGTTACATTTCTGTTGGTTCTATCAGGTTGCAGCCATTCAGGATTGCTTGTCGAGGCAAATAAATTGTTTAACGGAATGATCCAATGTTATGGTTTTGAACCCAAGATTGAGCATTACGGATGCATGGTAGACCTTCTTTGTCGAGCAGGGCTTTTGGAAGAGGCAAAGGAGTTGATTGATAATATGCCTATGGACCCAGATGCCGTTATCTGGCGATCCTTGCTTAGCGCTTGTATGAACCAGAGGAACTTGGAATTGGCTGAAATTGCAGGAAAGAAGATAATTGAATTGGAACCGCATGATGATGGAGTGTATGTGCTCCTTTCCAACATCTATCATGTAGCAAATAGGATGAAGGACGCACGGAAGATGAGGAAAATGATGGGTGATCAAAAAGTCATGAAAAAACCAGCGTGTAGTTACATTGAGTTAAATGGTGTTGTTCATGAATTTCATACAGAAAATGCAACTCATCATGCTTCCACAAAAATTTACATGTTGCTAGAAATGATCAATGAGCATTTGAGATTGGATACGGATTACTCTTTGTTGGAAATGGACTCGGTATACGACGGGCTGCTTTGAAATAGGGCAAGGTTTTGGCAGAGCATTTTGGAGAAGAGTTTTGGTTAATGCAGCTGTGGATTGAAGCACTTGTAAACTTGAGACTGTTCAATTTTTTACATGAATTATTAAGATGCACTTTTCCTTGACTTAGGAggctcttaaaaattaaattaatgaagtcTTTTCTATGCTACATGAATTTTCCAT
This DNA window, taken from Populus alba chromosome 17, ASM523922v2, whole genome shotgun sequence, encodes the following:
- the LOC118048438 gene encoding uncharacterized protein, which produces MVWVWPGNPLTPNFGDGPIKYSKKATKGWLLGLLLLKRSNRPAPAPAILWQLFEGIKLMASSTVAESEMEEEIKLGSYGVKVRVLRQDEESAAAETMLLWGIQQPTFSKPNSFVSQSSLQLNLDACGHYLSILQSPSSLSTPGVTGSVMWDSGVVLGKFLEHAVDSGLLLLHGKKVVELGSGCGLVGCIAALLGAQVTLTDLPDRLRLLKKNIETNLRHGNVRGSAVVKELIWGDDPDQDLIDPFPDYVLGSDVVYSEGAVVDLLDTLVQLCGAQTTIFLAGELRNDAVLEYFLDAAMKEFVVGRVEQTQWHPEYCSPRVAMYVLVKK
- the LOC118048623 gene encoding NDR1/HIN1-like protein 6 encodes the protein MEKTRTQMMGDKPKIHPAVDVEAPPPTAPLMSRGLAASEKGGSSQSQQQPPPPLRTMPAAMQSSKPQKTRSCCCKCVCWTVGLLVLLLVIVGATAGILYLVFKPKIPNYSVDSLSISDLRLNFDMSLYAKFDVKITANNPNKKIGIYYEKGGLLSVWYTNTKLCAGSIPKFYQGHQNITKLDVSLTGQTQYGSTLLRALQDQQQTGRIPLDLKVDAPVSIKLGRLKLRKVTILGDCLLVVDSLSTSNLISIKASNCSNPSMKFRNYVPQDKDLQTLLRQCYQSLKILWHQYLLHYRRMRGTRKRKASG
- the LOC118048445 gene encoding pentatricopeptide repeat-containing protein At3g04750, mitochondrial, which encodes MKRQSLKLLLQSCADLVTLKQIHAQALTQGLLFIEQPLACKLVNSYAKLGNPHDAQKVFGYIQDPDRVTYTSLINLYLSTQLPIKAFSVFSKLVNEGLRPDSHAVVGALSACGKKQDLLNGKLVHGMIFRFQLGANSIVGNALIDMYCRNGEIKIAQLVFKQMGIKDVSSWTSLLNGFVMCNGLESARRVFDEMPWRNDVAWTAMITGYVRGGMPIRGLEMFKQMKTEGENQPTVITAVAVLSGCADLGAHDHGQAVHGYISKVNLDKGATVSNALMDMYSKGGCVESAMKIFDRLVKKDVFSWTTMISAHSSHGKGNHALEVFYDMLESGVIPNDVTFLLVLSGCSHSGLLVEANKLFNGMIQCYGFEPKIEHYGCMVDLLCRAGLLEEAKELIDNMPMDPDAVIWRSLLSACMNQRNLELAEIAGKKIIELEPHDDGVYVLLSNIYHVANRMKDARKMRKMMGDQKVMKKPACSYIELNGVVHEFHTENATHHASTKIYMLLEMINEHLRLDTDYSLLEMDSVYDGLL